The genomic interval GATCAACGAATATTCAAGTACTGCATAAATCCATATGATGAGATTTTCTGTGATGTGTCACCACAGGTACCATTTTTGCCTTTTCTCCCTGTGGCGAGCGTCTTCATCAACGTTTATCTAATGGTTCAACTGGGAAGTGACACGTGGGTTCGGTACGCTGTGTGGATGTCTGTGGGTAAGAAATGGAAAATCTGAAATGCTACAAACCTCAAACACATTCAGTATGTAATGTCATAAGTCAATCTCGCACAGGATTTCTTATCTACTTTGGCTATGGAGTGAGAAACAGTGTCCAGAAGCAAAGGTTACTCAACAGACAAATCAACGTTGAAGTCACCGAAACCAAACCGGATAATGACGGACCAAAACTACAAGACTCATAAACCTCCAAAAACATCTTTTAAAGCCAATTTTCGGTTCTGTTTTTTACTAACGCTGTCATGTTTTCAGTGAAATAATCTCTTTTTATACTTTTTGAAgcatataaataaatgattcgAACAAAATCTTTGAGTTGACAATAATAACTTAATATACTTAATATtacttataaatataactaaaaATAACTAGAAAAGTTTTAGAAAAGAAAGTCACACCTTGCAataaaaagttgaaataactttatATAGATGAACACATTCCCTGAACAGAAATAGGCAGAGCCAAACTAGAAACAAACATTATGTAATGCATTTGTTGGCAAACAGAACATTACATACAGTAGTTGACTATAGGAGCCAGGAGTTTGTGGTACTGACATTATTAAAATAGCTAAGAGAAAGGCTCAGATAAATATTCCATAGGATATTATGACTTATAAAACTTATATAATAAATCACACAATATATTCAACTGAAAGTGTGTCAATCAAGAATGTGCGCACAACAAGATTTTTTAAAGTTGCTTTTTAAATTGAAATAGACatgatattaagtcataacatTCTAAGATTTTAGTGCATTAAAAAGCATGTTTTAAAAAGAAAGgaaacatttttcttatttgTGAAAGATctctttattttacagtatatgcCTCTGCACTGCAACTCATTTTTACAGCTAAATAAACATCGGGTGATTTAGTCGGCTCACCTCAAGCTCTGATTGGTGGACTGAACACAGAAGGGGTCTATTGAGCCCCGCTAGAGGAATTTCGGGTGTTCATGTTACTCTGACCCCTCATTACTCTCATCTATACCTCTCTCTAATCCTTCTCTCCACATCTGAAAACCTAGTGaagtaaagtttgtttgtgggataTTCTCCAGTATGATTTGGAGGACGGTGCAACTTACATTTCTTATTTCTTTTTTGATCATTCAGTATGGTGAGTATCTTACCAAACTTTATAGTTTCATTCATTCTTATATAATCATTATTCATGCACATCTTTGATGCTGAAAAACACTGTAGGGTTATTTTAGTGAATAGCAACTAAaggttttttgtaaatgtttgttgAAAATATATCTCAAAAGACTAAATCAAAAGTTTGCCAAATCTTTAGAAACATTTGATGGTGTATAACAATGGTTTGTCACACAAAAAGCAGGCATGTGTCAAAAGGTTGAACCAAACCCACAGAAGAGATCAAACGCCAAACCTAAAGCTGGGAATGGGAAAGCTATTGCTGCTAAAGCTAAAGTGAAAGGCAGCCCTCAGACTCCTAAAACAGATCAGAAACATCATCTCACTCAAGTGGTAAACAAGGGAAAGTTTCAGAAAGTTGGAGACACGCTGACCGTTCAAGCGGGTGATACATTAGAGATGAGATGTAAGGGAAATCCTGTCCAATGGACGGTTCCTGCATATCTACAAGAGGATGATGAAGGACGACTCAAGTATGTGCTAACAGGACACATCTCAAACCTTGTTCATAACAGATATTATTGTATCCTAGTGATGTGTGTCTGTTTATTTTAGGATGATTCAACATGAACGTTATGGCACGCTGACTTTGACAAATACAACAGGAGCAGATACAGGAGAGTACACCTGCTATCCAATGTACTGTGAGGATAAAGATTGCAGAAAAGATTATGACAAAGCCATCAAAGTCTTCATCTTTTTCCCTGGTAATGTTCATCATAAATAAATACTTCAAATTAACTAATCGTTCATTTTGAGTATAAATCCTTAAACACGTTATGTATGCATTCAGATGTTTAGGTTCCTTTGACTGAAATGTTGAGAGATGTATGCTTAAATATGAAACTATTTCATAagacaaaattataattgtgcAATAATGCtttcattacatttttatttcaaaaattaTTCTTGAAATGTGAGATATGGACAgaataatatagattataaGATTACAATACTGTTTAATCTCATTTCATTAAACTGCTTAATAAATGACAAGAGAACAATATTTACCAATTCTAGACTGAACGTTGAAGATGCTATGCtataaaatattgattttataTCATATTAACATGAGCACCACAGTAAATAATGTTTGGTTTCTCTTCTAGATCCTCAAGAGTTGTTTGTACCTTCCTCTAATTATTATGAGATCATTCAGCTTCGTACAAACTGGCCCACCACCCTGCCCTGTCAGGTGACGTCCCCGCTGGCAAAGGTAACCCTGCACCGAGAGTTTCCTCCTGCCGAGATAAAGGTGGACGGAAAGGAAATCTCATTTGACGTCAAGAAGGGCTTTACAATCCACAGACCCAAGCAATATCACGCCGGATCTCTTTACTGCGTAGGCAGCCTCGGAAACCTTCGCCAGAGCTCAACCAAGTTCATGCTGATCTATGTCAACTGTAAGTCTTTTCTTTACAAAAGAATTCATGTAAATCACCCTGAAAGTGTTATTGTTTAGTATGCATGTATATGTTTTGTCAGATCCAATGGCACCTCCGTCTCCTGTGATTCAAACCTCCAGTGATAGTGTGACAGTAGGACAGGATCTTCAGGTGACCTGCACGGTAGTGGGAGAACAGGACGTGTTGGTGGATTTCACCTGGGAATATCCTGGACAGAAGGTTAGACTGAAGAATATACAGTAAACCTCTAGACAACCAACAGCACCATTCGACAATCATTTCTTTACTGCTGTAAACTACAGTTTGTAGTACAATTACAGGTGGTTTACAGGcattaaaacaaaacttttCATTGATTTGTCCATTCATTTACATGACTATGACATTATTCTAAAGTAATGCACACCCAaagtggtaatgcggcacgacatAAAGGGGgggtttgcattttttttaattgttaattattcctcttatactaCGGTTACCATAAACATTGCTCTTTGTTTGACAGGTCAGATGTGTGTTTAttggaaaataatgcataccttgtggaacatttctcaaccaatcagaataaagcattcaacagacccgtggtataaagcATTTTTGCAGATCTATTCGAGTAAACAGGAAGCGTTTTAACAAGAGACGCAAAGAATGAACTTTTGTGTCTTGTAAACATACCCTTACACTAACATATAGACTAAAGATTCAGTCAAAAGCTTATACACTGTCCACAAAGGTCTTTaagaaattgttttatttaaaggacTACATATATAGCCTAACCCTATTGACTCTAAAGTGTAAATTATTATGCATGCTTAAACAATAACAGATTTGCATTTCTATAGAACGATCATCACAGTGTACGGTCTCTGTGTCTCTGTTTCGAATAATAGATTGGGCGCCCGCTGTACACCCGGGACACTGTACAGATAGTTCAGGTGGACGGGCAGAACCGACAGCGTTCTCAGACGCTGCTGCTGGTAGATGACATCAGACAGGTTGATCAAGGCACATACACCTGTACAGCTCAGAACCTGGAAGGGTCCAAATCTGCATCCACATCTGTTAAAGTGCAGTCTGCAGGCACCGCCGGCAGGCCCAAAAAAACATGAGTGAAATCCATCCTACAGATATCACAACaacatttgtgtttttaacatgCCTGCTCAATATTTTCAGTCAtaatgtcctctttaaaataAACCACAATAATAAATCTCCAACTTAACCATTTAGAGGAGATATATTTGCCATCAAATTTGTAGGAATATAATGCATAATgacataaaatgaaaatatgataaAGGCATGAAGCTTGAAAACTCTCTTTACTAAAGCTaaacaatatttcaaatcaTCCAGCAatgcaaataaaacacaaaatataatGGCAGCTTctgttttttctgttttctacAACAATTCAAACACTTTTTTATGATTGCACTAAACTGAAGCACATGTAAACTGAAACAACATTATGcatttttcataataataagaCTATGGATATTTAAAGGTGTTCTCTTTTGTAAATACAATGAGGCCGTTTTCttatagtcccagactaaactGCATGTTTAAGCTGCCTTCATTTAGAAACATCTTACACAGATGTATTTTCGTATATCAGcgttattgttttgtctcaagatgctcaccagtaatgttttttttttttgtaaagaatgtttgtaaaaactacttaattccctaatataaataaatcctagtcctggattaatctaaaacgGGAAACAGACCCCATCAGTTCTTTTTTCGTGGCATAGCTTGAATATAACCAGCAGAGGGAGTCAACTTTATAGTGTTTGAACCATTAAACCATTGATGTGATGTGAAGTGTTTCattcactctaaaaacaaacggtgctatatagcaccaaaagtggttctttgctcataatcatagaagaaccatttttagtgccatatagcaccggtgaagcacctgtgtagaaccatatagtgctttgtagaaccaaatgtggtgctatagtggtgctatatggcccctatatggttctacaggtgcttcactggtgctatatggcactaaaaatggttcttctatgattacgatccaaagcaacagttttggtgctatatagcaccgtttgtttttttagagtgtatatatatttatatatatgtatatattctTCAGAAGTCAATGAGATTACACTTTACATCTATTTATCTCTTCATAATAAATGCTGTTTGTATTTCcctttttattgttttctatgaTGTGACATTAAATCATTCATGATGTTTTATCCCTCAaactttatgtgtgtgtttatctaAACTGATCATCTGAGATACAAAACCATATAATTCCTTAAAGAACAACAGAGTCCTCCTCGCACCTCAGGCCCATAAAAGACTGAAGGTGTTTATTTAGTAAGATATCTTATATTGTGAAATTGATTGACATATTTAGGATTCTGTATTATTTATGGCTCATTTGTGACAAGAGAGGGGAAAGCAGGGATCACCAGACTTACGAGTCTATAAAAGATGAATGTTTTAAATGACTATTTAGTCTTGACAAACTATGTAGTGGATTTACAAACACTCTCCAGATTCAATATTAGTCCAGTGTGTTTAGTTAGAAATATTTGTATGCATCAATAATCAAAGTCTTTTATACGTGCCAAAGAAACAaactcattcattcattcattcattcattcattcattcatgcaAGCAAGCTGTTGTGTGactcctgtaagcatttcaAAACAATGCACATTACGTCTACAGTTTGCATATTAAGAGAATTATTgaattttttgtatgtttacaACTGGAGTAAACTggataatctgttaaattgtttagtttgcTGACAGctatttttggttttattttattctcatttacatttagcagatgcttttatccaaagcgacttacaaagattaggaaacaaGGGAGGCAATAGTACAAAAGGTGCTTTTACCACGATACAAGTTTTCACTATTCCCAAACAATACCAGTTGAGAGAAAAACAAAGTTGGTGTTTTTTTACTGAAGAGAGAGAAGAGATAGATATGCGGTCAATATGTCAAGTATTTTTTTGAAGAGGATggcttttatttgtttttttaaatgttgcaaGAGATGTGGTGGACTAGATTGCAATAAGAATATCATTCCAGCAGCAGAGAGAAGTGAATGAGCGTGAATGGGGTGTAGGAATATTCATAattttccatgttttccctgaTGTTCTACATCTCTTAAAGATATCTGGCAGCATTAATCCAAATTGGCAGTAGACCttgttttcaaaataaatgtaacagaTGAAGGGTTTTTCATAAAACATTATAATAAGGAAGTATT from Misgurnus anguillicaudatus chromosome 16, ASM2758022v2, whole genome shotgun sequence carries:
- the LOC129422730 gene encoding platelet-derived growth factor receptor-like protein isoform X2, which gives rise to MIWRTVQLTFLISFLIIQYGMCQKVEPNPQKRSNAKPKAGNGKAIAAKAKVKGSPQTPKTDQKHHLTQVVNKGKFQKVGDTLTVQAGDTLEMRCKGNPVQWTVPAYLQEDDEGRLKMIQHERYGTLTLTNTTGADTGEYTCYPMYCEDKDCRKDYDKAIKVFIFFPDPQELFVPSSNYYEIIQLRTNWPTTLPCQVTSPLAKVTLHREFPPAEIKVDGKEISFDVKKGFTIHRPKQYHAGSLYCVGSLGNLRQSSTKFMLIYVNYPMAPPSPVIQTSSDSVTVGQDLQVTCTVVGEQDVLVDFTWEYPGQKIGRPLYTRDTVQIVQVDGQNRQRSQTLLLVDDIRQVDQGTYTCTAQNLEGSKSASTSVKVQSAGTAGRPKKT
- the LOC129422730 gene encoding platelet-derived growth factor receptor-like protein isoform X1 yields the protein MIWRTVQLTFLISFLIIQYAGMCQKVEPNPQKRSNAKPKAGNGKAIAAKAKVKGSPQTPKTDQKHHLTQVVNKGKFQKVGDTLTVQAGDTLEMRCKGNPVQWTVPAYLQEDDEGRLKMIQHERYGTLTLTNTTGADTGEYTCYPMYCEDKDCRKDYDKAIKVFIFFPDPQELFVPSSNYYEIIQLRTNWPTTLPCQVTSPLAKVTLHREFPPAEIKVDGKEISFDVKKGFTIHRPKQYHAGSLYCVGSLGNLRQSSTKFMLIYVNYPMAPPSPVIQTSSDSVTVGQDLQVTCTVVGEQDVLVDFTWEYPGQKIGRPLYTRDTVQIVQVDGQNRQRSQTLLLVDDIRQVDQGTYTCTAQNLEGSKSASTSVKVQSAGTAGRPKKT
- the LOC129422730 gene encoding platelet-derived growth factor receptor-like protein isoform X3, with the protein product MIWRTVQLTFLISFLIIQYAGMCQKVEPNPQKRSNAKPKAGNGKAIAAKAKVKGSPQTPKTDQKHHLTQVVNKGKFQKVGDTLTVQAGDTLEMRCKGNPVQWTVPAYLQEDDEGRLKMIQHERYGTLTLTNTTGADTGEYTCYPMYCEDKDCRKDYDKAIKVFIFFPDPQELFVPSSNYYEIIQLRTNWPTTLPCQVTSPLAKVTLHREFPPAEIKVDGKEISFDVKKGFTIHRPKQYHAGSLYCVGSLGNLRQSSTKFMLIYVNYPMAPPSPVIQTSSDSVTVGQDLQVTCTVVGEQDVLVDFTWEYPGQKVRCVFIGK